The Solanum pennellii chromosome 7, SPENNV200 DNA segment CAACCATATTTCAAATCAGATAAATGACTGATATAGTTTAACGTCTTGACATAAATTTAAACTGGTTCTTAGAAATAGACATGTCCCTCCTCACCCTTAGCTCCGCCACCCTCTCTCACATCTTTATAGTGTGACTTAGTAATTTGATATCCATATAATTGTTGTTATTCTATGGAAATTGAAATTATCTATGAGCTTTATTGCTAATCTTTAGCTAATTTTCTCATAGCTAATACAAAAATATGTCGATAACTCGTTTCTAAATAGAATTAGCGGTGGATTTTATTTCATTGCAAAATCTTATTTTTAGGAGTTCTTGTTCTTATAAAGTAGGATCATAGTACTCCACTTTCATTCAAAATCGTAAGGCGTCTTAAAATATTTCGAATCTCTTAACACAATGTCCTTGTTTCCTTCTTTGATTTGTTGAAGATCTTATGAAAGTATAATCGCGACCTTCGTCTAATAAGTGTATATCCtccataaatattttattttacatccTCGTTCTTAATGCACTTCACTTGAATGTCTATTAATTACACCCAATTGATCATCGTTGATCAGTTATCGTATACATTTGCACTTCTGTTTAGTGTAAGATAATGACTAGAATTGGAGGATATCTCTTATTtcaaccaacaaaaaaaatgtttcatggttatgctttactagatctatttattattttatatttgtcctttttataAATTCTGGCTCTTGGTCAAGGAAAAGAATCattcaataatataattattatataatacaaGAAGGTGAAAAGGCAAAGACTTGTATaaaacaaagtgtataaaataaattgtataattataagtgtatagaacaattatatacaatttgaatttgtataaaatgagaaagagagaaaggcaaaagagacttgggcaagGAAtgtacaattgaatcgaattgtataaaatgagaaagagagaaattatatacaatttgaatttgtataaaacgagaaatagagaaaggcaaaagaaactgggcaggggagtatttttattgtataattataagtgtataggacgaaaatatatgtatttgcatgtgtatatacaattttctatcgatttatacaaacagaaacacaatttatacatttcgtttctatttttataagcgagagaggcgagggtggcgagcgagattagggagagtggggagcgagatctgggagaggggagagagaggaacaaaaatatatgtacttatacaattttctctcgctttatacaaatagtaacagattttatacacttgtgtttgtataaaagtgagaggaagcgagcgagagatggagcgagagagaagagtggcgagcgagagtttgagagagagaggggtgactgacaaacagtttgctacgggacataattaaatcaaaggGTGGTTAtaacaattaatttgatttattagtttgtcattatatacaattttccttttattatttagatataattttttgtcactaaaatatgagttatttaatcaattaattattaatataaaatattataatccgactaatatgctaatgttgatgtatgaatttaagaacaattcataaataaaatattgtctcttaaTGAAAGTCCATTAAAATTACACAATTAGTATACACACACATCTCgagtataaaaatagtttaaattattttggtatgtttatttttttttattttattttatgataaagagtctttttaaaatttatttatacaaaacatagttcaataaattttctctataaatcattatagttgtgtgaccttttgagatattaactccaatttattaagatgacaacTATTTattctcaaataatttaagtgaaaaaatagtgaacatgacaataaaATTTCTATTCTCCTAGCaagttaaaaatgttataaaaaataatattcttcgTTAATTATTTACCTTGACTCAACTACATGAAATAGAAAATCTCATAATAACTCTAAGGTATAattgaaaagaattttttgtAAACTTTTAAACCACACACAAAATTAGGTAAGAAACAATGAatcaaacacttgataaaaataatctctgcattactaatccctgtATATTACCAATctctgcattactaatccatgcattactaatccctgcattattGATCTTTGTACCGAACGACCCCTAAGTGTATATTTGTGTACATCCAAAGTTGGAGGACGTAAATGTAAAATGAGATCaaattaaagggcatatttatgtattatgtcctTTAACTTGGACTCAATTTACACTTGCGCTCGCGAATTTTGGATTTATACAAGTAGGCACTTCAATttttataaagttgaacaaatagacacacacgTCCTACATAACAATTTGAGGCCTATGTATACCATGTCAAGTAGAACtcatgtgtctaagttctattCTCTACTTGTCCACACCCAGAGCTCGAGGGTGTAAATGTGAATGGAGACcaagttaaataatatatttatgtataatgtCATATAGAAATATATCTTTTATGGAGCTgactaaaagaaaactaaacatataattgaaacaaataaaatagtatatatattatatgaatatatattcaaaatctGATCATTATAGTTCATgtttatttgatcaacttcaaatgaagTATATATGCACACAAAATTTATGCATGTACCAAAGTTGTTGGAATAGTAGTTAGCTCACACAAAAAACATGCATCTACTTTGACCAGAAAGAATTATACACCTATAAAAGGAAAGTGTCCATATGACCCAATGCATCCCATCATTTTTCTAAATTACTTGTTTCTAGTTTTCAAAAGAAAGACAGTAATTTTTCAGCAAACATTTAAGCATTTTCAGCAAAATGAAATGCTATAGTTggaaagttttaaatatttcgGATGATAGTTCCAAAGTAACAAATCTCGTTTGAATGTCTCTTGATcagcttttatatatatatatatacatatccaaACGAGGTTTGTTACTTTGGAATATCTTTCGAAATCTGAAAAACTTTTCAACTATAGCATTattttttgcggaaaatttgttTTGACAAGATAAATTCTGACCATTTGTTTTGATGAATGTACTTATGGATTTGCAAAAGTCCAGTAACTTTAATCAGGTGTGATTTCATGTATTTAGAAGAGTTTGAAAAATCatagttaattttattaattatatctGGGATTTTTGGTACTGTTTGTTTTTTTCAAGATAAAGTAATGAAGTTTCTCATAACTGTGTATTCTTCGTATGAGTCTTGTTCATTTGCTTTCCTTCATTATTACACTTTGCTTAATTTCCTTTGTTTCGTTTATTTGACCCATGTTAGCTCTTAAATAaattgcttaatcgatattttactaaattaatcTTACTAATAATATTTTGGAACTCTAAATTTGACTATTACTAAGGCAGTATACAGAAACTTTTCTGAAAAAGCAGTAAAAGAATAGTATTTAATTTGTAGTTTTAATaggaaatttaattttttttttttcatttatgagTATTCCATCAAATTGTATACTGAATTTGTGCAAGACATTAGTTATGAAATACTTCCTATTGTACTTGTGTATGAAAtaatgcattttttaaaaagtaaataaattgtTTCCTTGTGTGGTGTTCTCTTCTACCTCAAGTGCAACCATCAATATAATTTACAATTATACTTAGGAGCAATGTCCACTTCTCAAACTCTGCAGTAGCTTCAGGTACCCAAACACTTCTGGTCTGATGTGCCTGGTATTATTTCAAATGGAAATGTGGTATTAGAATCAGAGGGAACCACGACGAGATCATAAATTATGCATATAGAGGGAGAACAACAAGATGGAATCATGATAGGTAATTGTTTCAATAGTTGAATTTCTCCAGAGATTTCAGTCAATAACCACTAGATAGTCGCGAATATGGTCTAACAGAAATGTAACTTTGAGTTTGTGAATAAAAAGAAACAGCTAACTTTGTTAATTCAGAACTGGTTTAGATAGTTTAGATCCTTGTTACAAAAAGAATGTTGCTTTAAACTTCATGACTGAGTGGTGTTTAATGTGGCAGGACAGAAATATATAGATCGAATAAATGGCTTAGAAGTTGAGTGGAAATGTTAAAGTAAATGGTATGATATTCTTACCCATGCCGGAAAAGGAAATCAGTAATGACAAGATTGCAGTTTGCTTTGAAGAACGATGTGTTTCGGATGATATTTGCAACTTTTGTGACTGGGACCAATTGAAAGCTTTCTACCTCCCCATCTGTCACAGAACACAAAAGAACAGAGATTGATTAAACTTGTGTGAACATCTGAAATAAGTAGATAGAAGCCAATGCTTGTACCACATGAAGACCAATATCAGAAACACAGCATTTTAAATAGCTTAACGGAGAAACTAAATACATCTAAAAGGTTTGGTTTAGTGGTTGGATACAGATAGAAAATTTAGTAGGCTTACCCTCGTTATGAGGAATGAAGCTGTCAGGAAGCTTAAGATCATAACAAAAGAGGACATCTCTCTTCATCCTATACCCTTCTATGTCAATGTAGGACACAGCTCCAACTGGCCTAGCTCTGATCATGACAAGAAATGGAGAAGTATGAAGAAACATTTATACCATATAAAACATCAAAGCAGATAGTCGAGAGCCCTAGATTGATGGTTATTGTTTCAAAATGGAGAATTGATCTTACGTATGGGAAATAGATCTTGGTATCCCTGCCTCCTCTTCACATTCCTTAATAAGATTTTCTCCACAAGAAATATCATGTGGCTGCAGGCAAAACCACATAAATGAACATTAATCAACCAAGAAACCATCATGTTTACGCAATATTGACTACTATACTACAAGTATGTTCCGCACCAAAGAACTGCTCCACAAAAAATAGTTGGTAGGTTTCTTTGATAAGGAATGAACAAAATGCAGTTTATGAAGTGCAAAAGAATTTTCAACTGAAGCATGTTTAGATCCAAGGGAAGGGAGTGACTAAATCCGTAATACCAGTAAGGATACAGGTATNCTCCACAAAAAATAGTTGGTAGGTTTCTTTGATAAGGAATGAACAAAATGCAGTTTATGAAGTGGCAAAAGAATTTTCAACTGAAGCATGTTTAGATCCAAGGGAAGGGAGTGACTAAATCCGTAATACCAGTAAGGATACaggtatatatataatgataatcTGTGATAAACCATTAACCTTGAAGGGTGATACATACCAATCCCCCAGCGACTAAATGATCAAGCATTCCAGGATAGGTGGCTTTTTGTTCACTTCTCTTTCCTAGCCATAGATATTCCTGCCCATCTTTCTCAAGATAGCCATTCATATGAACTCCATACGCCTGTTATCAACAAAGCGTCATAAAAATTCATAGGCCTCTAGAAAGAAATGTTTGGATGACCTCTGGAAAGAAATGCTAGGGCTTATAATCGAGGGGTCTCAATTGTCTCTACTTATAAACAGAGATCAAATGATGGGAAAATGTGTTATTACTGTAAAAACCAACCTAGACATCAACTCAAGAAGTTCAAAGGATTTCAGAACTGGAAAACTCAAAGTGATATAGTTGATTAATGACCTTATCTCGACGTTCcagacaaaataaaaataagaactGCTAGAAAACTCCCTCACTTACCACCATGAACATACGATAAAGAGAGCGAAAAGTCACATGATAAGAATTATTAACGGGTTCGGTACCTCgtcagaaaagaaaaaaggcCTTCTTAAGCTATCAAACTAACACTAAGTAGTTAGTATGTATCCATCATAAGCTGAGAAAACAAGCCCATTATCACATTCATAGAAGTGGTCATATCAAAACAAAGGCAAAATCTATTTAGAaagatttttatgatttatagcCACATATTATGAAGAGATGATGTAATTAGTTTAAGTGGAAAAACTGAATAGCACACCTTTATCCCAAAGTACGGTGCAGCAGCTCGTTccagtgaaaaaaatatttgttcccCAAAAGCTGAAGCAACCGGAAACAACTACCCGTGATCAACAAAGCATAGATGTTATCATGGAGGAAACACGCGTTAGTATTAGGACTTTAAGCTAAAAGATTTCAGAAGTTGCAAATTTATAGACAAATGGTTTGAAGTACCTCATTTCTTATGCCGGGGATCAGTTCGCCCAAAGACTTAACGACATTGGCTACAGCTTTGGTTCGATCGTTAGGTGTACTCAGGTTTGGATGTAAAGTGCAGTAACATTCAAAATGACTACCATAGGTATTATCTTGTGGGAAAATGAATACATTCTGAAATGGCTTCAGAAAATCAGCAAACCTAAATAAACCAAATATATTTACCTTCTCATCaaacaaaacacaaaattttaaatcactAAGAATATCTATCTGATGCAAAGATAAACCAAATTTTATTGACAAAATACACAAACATACCTTCAAACTTGGCCACATCTAGCAAGTCAGCACTTTCAACTTTGAGAGAGTATACATCTAGACACCTCAACTTACAACTTACAAAATGATCACCTAGACACCTCCATAATTTATGTATCACATCAATACCAGGTGTCCACGAGACACAATGGGGATGAGTTGGAGTATTTTAGTTGTCATTGAGACCATGTTGAGGTGACTAGACGTGCATCCTCAAAGTTAGAGTGTTTACTTGCCAACCGAGACCAAGTTTGAGTGCATGCTTATCTATTATGCAAATTCTATTTTGAATGGGCAATGTTATTCataaaaaagaactttttccaaaatcttttttttaaaaaaatttcacaatgaAACATGACCAAACACTGaacgattttttttttagttaaaaagagaaaagaaaggtGCATTATGAACCTaagaaaatcaaggaaaaattgaaaattaccGATGGTGAACGTAGCCAATTATTTGGTCCTCAATCACGAAAGGCATGAACTCACATTGCTTCTCCTGTTAAAActtgttatttttcatcaataaaAAAGTACAAGGCTCTATGAAGAGTGAAAAAGAGTGTGGGGAATACCAAATCGCGATTACAGAGCTTGATTTTATCGAAAAAACCAGAGAGGGCAGAGTCATCATTTTGAGGAGATTCCGGTACTCGGAAAACGTCGTCCCAGGTGAAGCTATTGCCGGCGGAAATGGAAAATGAACGCAAGTGTCGCCGGCGCCGGGAAGGGCAAAATGGGGATTTAAGGCTCAAAATGGTAGGGGCAATTGGggtataacaaataaaattagggAGCCTGTGAGAAACGGAGCGATACAAGTAATTGCAACtcattttttcaataataattcACCATTGAAATGCCACTATCTTATACTCCACTTCTAAAATAATTTGATCCgaaattaatttgactaattttataatttgcaATTAATACTTTTCTACTCAAAAAACTTCAAAAAGAGTCGAGAGTGGAAATTTATTTGAACTATCGAATTTATTTAGTTTCTTACTTATATTATTGAGAGTATGAGTTTCTTAGCTAAAACACATCTCGATTAATTTATGATGATTGGACACTATTTCTTTGAAGAATAATGTCACATGGCATTTCCcaaatctaaattaatcaatattaagtcaaaagttaaaaattaaaataatcaccatataaattaatttattccaATTGTGGCGTCCATCATCTTCCTCTTCCGACATGGTCTCATCTCTATCGTGGCATCGATATCTCCAACTTGAAAGGGAGAGTTAAAGGATTTTAGAGATGttaatcaaaaatatattttagcaaATAGAGTCGTTATATAAGTCAGATGATTGAAGATTGTATGGACAAACACGTCTAATACAAACAGTTTTAGACAAAGATTTGGTGTAATCAGCGTGTAGGTGTATTTTGCAAACTATTTGATAATAGTTCAAACTAAAAAACTCACTCTCAATAGTGGTTATAAGGTTATTGCACGTATGATAAGACCTTGTGGAAATAGGTAGTTGAAGTTGTTTATGTTACTCATTCTTGAATTTCCAAAAGTATATATAACAAGTGCAAAGGAAGGCTTGCTCTACTTGGAAATATTTCGAGTATGTTCCTATTAGACGACGACTTCACGATGCTTGTCAACACGTCTTTAAGTACTTTTTGATGATGTAGGCTTAGATGAATGGTCTATAGCATAGAAAATCTTGCATAATACTCAaccccaaaagttagctcaTGACGGTGGATTAACCTACCGTCAAACCATTTTCCAACTACTGTGGGACTTTTAAACCCACTCTAACAATATATTAACAACAGTATCAAAGATTCACTCAAAATGTTTACAACCAtaatttgatgatgaaaaagtCAAAAGTGATCATCACAAGCTAAGAATGGATGATTCTGCTTTCTTGATCCAGGAAAGAAGAGTTTCTGCTAGAGAGCTTGTATCGCGAACCATTTTCTCTTACCTGCATGATCATCTTCTTGATTTAAGCATTTAATGATCCCACCCTGCAAGCAAAAGGAACTCATCATTCTAGAAGAGATCAAAGACGTTCAAAGTCGCGTAGgactatataatatatgatgGATTAGGGTGCTTcgtaaacatatacataatgtATGTTTGATGTGTAGAGGTTGAACATACATTGTTTTCACCCCTTGGAAGGAATATACACACACTAAACAGTTAAACTTATTAGCAAGCAGTCATTTGAAATTGTATGTATCTTACAAGGTTTGTCGTGGATACGGACACTAAGGCAATCATTTCCCATGCTTTCTTGCTCTTCTTGAATTTCTTTGACGGATTTCGCTGCTGAAGTTCTGCAATTAAGCAACTCTATGGACTCCAAGTTGTAAACTTCTCCAATGTCTTTAGCGATTTCCTCAAGGTATATGCATCTTTTCAGAACTAGGCGTTGCAGTTTTGGAAAGTTAACACTACCAGCTTTCCAGCTCTTCACATTTGTCCTATCGATTAGGAGGTATTTAAGTTGATTGAAAATTTGTTCATCACTTAATCTCCATGCATCACCATCAAATCCATTGTCTTTGATTTTAAGCACTTGAAGGTTTGGCAACATAACGATATTCGCCATGTCTTCCCATGGTAAATAAGTACATCTTAAAGTTAACCTCACCAGAGATGTAGGCAAAACATACTTACTTGGCAGTGGGTGAGAGTATAATTTTCTTGAACATATGATCTTCAATATTTCAAGTTGAGTTAAACAGTAAAGGCTATTGAGCATCTGAGATATCGTATCTCTTCTGCATTCTTCCCAAGCTCCATGAAGTTTCAGCCTCTTTAGATTCGGAGTACGAGTGAACATTTCATTACTACAACAGGAAATACTTAAATCTGAAAGTACCTCAAGATTTTGTAACTTGGAACTACACCCTGTCGTATACATACTTGATGGAACAGGAAATGAAGAGATCTTTTTTACCTCAAGATGCCTCAAAAGTTTCATCTTCCAAATCTCCACTGGTAAATCAGAATATAGTCCAAAAATCAGATTCTGCAGATTGTAAAGCTCTGATACTGAACAATGAAGATCATCGCGACAGTTGAATTCAAGGTATCTGAGATGTAATAATTTTGTTATCTCAAGAGGGAAATCTTGAAATGTATAATGAAGGATTGCCAGCACTCTTAGAAGTTTGAAACGCGCCAAGAAAGGTATTTGTTTAGAAGGGCGCGGTGCATGTTTTAGTCCATTGAATAAGTACAATGTTCGGGTAAGACTAGATGTTGAATTCCAGCAATCACCTTGAGAAATACGTGAATGTGAACTGTAGCGATGAACATGAGGCTTACTAGCTGTATCAATGAATCTAGTGATAACATCATAAGTTCTTGTAACCTTCAAAAACTTCTCCTTCTCACCTTGTCTTAGAATCAAGTCGCGCACCAGATCATGAACCCCACATGTTATCAGCTCACCGTTAAATCTCCTCTTTCTAACCAATATCAAGTTCCTACTAATAAGATCCTCCAAACATTCTTTTCCAACTTGTTCCATACTTTTGAGCCTTTCATGTCTTAGAAAACCTTCAGCAACCCATAACTGGATTAGTCTCTCGGATGCAATCACAAAATCTTCCGGGAACACTCCTATAGAAAGGAAACATGCTTTTAAGTGATGAGGCAAGTAACTATAACTCATAGCAAGCACTCCAATACATTTATCTGGTTCACTAGCAACAATTTTACTAATAGTTTTGGCAACATCATCCCAACATTCTCGTGTTCTAGGCATTTTCGAGAGATGCCCTGCAACCACTAGAAGAGCTAAAGGTAGTCCTTGGCACTTTTGTGCTACTTGCTTTCCGATTTTCTCTAATTCACGGGAACAAACATCATGTTGTGAACCAAACACCTTGTCGTGAAGTAACTTCCAACTATTATCTGAGTTCAAGAGACTCATCTCATGAGGATTGCTATCAGGATCTGCATGCTCAGCAACCTCTTTGTGCCTACTTGTCAAGATAATGCGACTTCCGTTGTTATCATCTGGAAAAATTCTTGTCATAAGATCCCATATGCCTTTACTCCAAATATCATCCATGATAACAAGATACCTCCTATACTTTAACTTTTTGTATATCATATCCATCAGCTGATCATCACTACTTTCATTAATCTCATCTCCCACAGCCAACCAATAAGTCTCATTTTGGACCTCTTTTTTCAGCTGAAAAATACAGGAAAGAATGCACAGTAACAAATCTCTAGTTTGATACTCTTGAGATATTGTTACCCAAATACGGACGTCAAAGCGATTCCTGACTTCAGGATGATGATATACTTGTTTAGCTAAAGTAGTCTTACCTATCCCTCCCATGCCCACAATTGAGACAATTTCTCGACTAGACGGTGGTCCTGTTAGTCTTCTCATGACTTTCATCAAGTCATCTTCAAGACCTACGACAACATTTTCTAGATTCAGACTTGCAACACGTCTAGACGATGAATGACCTAGCAAGTAAACCCCCGATGACAGATCCTGATCATTTGTCACAAATCTCGTCATCCTCCTCTTCACAAAATCAATCTTTTCTACAAGGGGAGGCAAGTCATCGCATAAAGGCTGGCGTGGCAATCCAACTCTTGAGCAGTGCTCTAGTAGATTATATTCATGCATCTTTAGTTCAATCACATTCTCTACGTCGTTTACTGCAATTCTAATCACTCTTTCCAAATCTTCAAAATTTCCAAAGACTTGTCTTCTCATGTAAGTCTTCTCaagaaagttttgaaaatattcAGCACTATAAGGAGAGATTCAATCATTTTTCTAGTATCACCGATTATCCAACGTGGTTTTTGTTGCATAAGTTGCTTCAAAGTTTGAATAAAAGAAACCGCATCTGCATAAGCCATTTCTCACACTAACTATAGTGAAAAAAAGACTACTTCACAAACtcaaaaaactttttattagtGAAGTTTGATGTAAACACAACTAAACACTTCTTCAGATCGACCCCAACGACAGCCTGCAGACAAATCCAAATTGATCCTGCtgcttttttctcttttagaaGTGTTAGAAAGCATAAATATGATCAAAGAAGATGAAAGATTGACGATAATTAGGGAGAAAAACTTCAgttcttgaaacttgaaatgcaAGAAAATTATTACATGTACATTAACATGGATAAAGAGGAGATATTTCTTGGAGAAA contains these protein-coding regions:
- the LOC107024336 gene encoding nudix hydrolase 20, chloroplastic-like, producing the protein MSCNYLYRSVSHRLPNFICYTPIAPTILSLKSPFCPSRRRRHLRSFSISAGNSFTWDDVFRVPESPQNDDSALSGFFDKIKLCNRDLEKQCEFMPFVIEDQIIGYVHHRFADFLKPFQNVFIFPQDNTYGSHFECYCTLHPNLSTPNDRTKAVANVVKSLGELIPGIRNELFPVASAFGEQIFFSLERAAAPYFGIKAYGVHMNGYLEKDGQEYLWLGKRSEQKATYPGMLDHLVAGGLPHDISCGENLIKECEEEAGIPRSISHTARPVGAVSYIDIEGYRMKRDVLFCYDLKLPDSFIPHNEDGEVESFQLVPVTKVANIIRNTSFFKANCNLVITDFLFRHGHIRPEVFGYLKLLQSLRSGHCS